A single window of Rubripirellula lacrimiformis DNA harbors:
- a CDS encoding PAS domain S-box protein, translating to MPASSCSDDLRQFADSLPLMVWGRRPDGFADFFNQQWCNQTGQTHQQAQGDGWMDVIHCDDRGRAVAAWQDAGQSLTKYEIDLRYRMADGNYRWHQLQSTPTMDIDGGIKSWFGISTDIDQRHVDDVITRAIVESAVDAIVTIDDRGIVQSCNPATEQLFDYQTSEIVGQNVAMLMPESYASNHDGYIANYLRTGEKKIIGLGRDVEGRRKDGTTFPMTLAVSEVRVDGHSLFAGVVRDISKRKGIENDLRGQTRVLESLAQGNPLGTVLHTLIEVAEQSRPEMIGSILLVDEKSECLRHAASRRLPDFFRDACDGMEMGPEAGSCGTAAFTGKRVIVDDIDVHRFWVNDRDIARQAGLRSCWSEPIVHSDGRILGTFAMYYREPRSPSESDLEFVSNAAKLAALAIERAAADRSLRDAAAIVESTNDAIILKNLDGIIEKWNQGAEQVYGYTAAQAIGKPIQMLVPEDRLYELSANTEKIQRGERIDHFETIRLAKDGRRIHVSSTISPVRDVDGNLRHFVDVQNDITRRVQAQSEISRERAFLDTIVNGVPDALGFSDLDRKFTHCNQKMQQVFGYESEELIGQSAAVLYADPADYEHQGAQRFNPTAKENVEVVEVDWRRKNGDVFTGELVGTIIRDDSGKPLGYLSLVRDITDRKHAEAAIRESQRKLSTLMSNLPGAAFRCSVDDNFTFEFLSDGCSEVFGYSASELTSARMLIPPDEFERVSATVTQSLAERQSFDFVHRIRHRLGDLRWVSAKGQAIFSQQGDWVAIEGFVSDITDLHDAREKLVQSERLAAVGQMLSAIAHESRNALQRIQVGVDMLGFTMDEDDDAHKDLSRITKAKSDLQRLLEELHGYASPLRLDCSICSLASIWQQAWNQIDDVHRDRDAELVEKTGDVSSMGQFDAFRLAQVFRNLFENSLAACREPVRITVHCRETVLDQNDQTRVPALRVTVRDNGPGLNEEQKQKVFEAFYSTKPKGSGLGMAIALRIVQAHRGTISAGSGVGGGAEFVLVLPRKLP from the coding sequence TTGCCGGCTTCTTCTTGTAGCGATGACCTTCGACAGTTTGCTGACTCGCTGCCTTTGATGGTCTGGGGGCGTAGGCCAGATGGGTTCGCCGATTTCTTCAATCAACAGTGGTGCAACCAGACCGGTCAGACACATCAGCAGGCACAGGGCGATGGGTGGATGGATGTGATCCACTGCGACGATCGGGGTCGCGCGGTCGCCGCCTGGCAAGACGCTGGACAGTCGTTGACGAAGTACGAAATTGATTTGCGATACCGCATGGCCGATGGCAACTATCGTTGGCACCAGTTGCAGTCGACGCCGACAATGGACATCGATGGAGGTATCAAATCTTGGTTTGGGATCAGCACCGATATCGACCAGCGTCATGTGGACGACGTGATCACCCGTGCAATCGTCGAATCGGCCGTCGACGCGATTGTCACCATCGACGATCGAGGCATTGTCCAGTCCTGCAACCCAGCGACCGAGCAGCTATTCGATTACCAAACGTCGGAGATCGTTGGGCAGAATGTGGCGATGTTGATGCCAGAGTCGTACGCATCGAACCATGATGGATACATTGCAAACTACTTGCGAACTGGCGAAAAGAAGATCATTGGTCTGGGGCGAGATGTCGAAGGCCGGCGCAAGGATGGGACCACCTTTCCGATGACGCTTGCGGTCAGTGAAGTTCGCGTGGATGGGCATAGTCTGTTTGCGGGAGTGGTTCGCGACATCAGTAAACGCAAGGGGATCGAGAACGATTTGCGTGGCCAGACGCGTGTGCTGGAATCCTTGGCACAAGGTAACCCGCTGGGGACGGTGCTGCACACGTTGATCGAAGTTGCCGAGCAGTCGCGTCCAGAGATGATCGGGTCCATCCTGTTGGTGGATGAAAAGTCCGAATGTTTGCGACATGCTGCGTCCCGTCGGTTACCGGATTTCTTCCGTGACGCCTGTGATGGGATGGAGATGGGGCCAGAGGCTGGCAGTTGTGGTACAGCTGCTTTTACGGGGAAGCGTGTGATTGTCGATGACATCGACGTGCACCGATTCTGGGTGAATGATCGTGACATCGCCCGTCAAGCTGGTCTGCGGTCCTGTTGGTCCGAGCCGATCGTGCATTCGGATGGGCGCATCCTCGGCACGTTCGCAATGTACTACCGCGAACCGCGAAGTCCCAGTGAAAGTGATCTTGAATTTGTATCGAACGCGGCAAAGTTGGCGGCTCTGGCCATCGAACGCGCGGCCGCCGATAGGTCGCTGCGCGATGCTGCTGCGATTGTCGAATCGACCAATGACGCGATCATCCTGAAGAACCTGGATGGCATCATCGAGAAGTGGAACCAGGGTGCGGAACAGGTTTACGGATACACGGCTGCGCAGGCGATTGGCAAACCTATCCAGATGCTCGTTCCAGAGGACCGGCTTTACGAATTGAGTGCGAATACCGAAAAAATTCAACGCGGCGAACGGATTGACCATTTCGAGACGATTCGCTTGGCCAAGGATGGCCGACGGATCCACGTTTCGTCGACCATTTCGCCGGTGCGAGATGTGGATGGAAATCTGAGGCACTTTGTCGACGTGCAAAACGATATCACTCGGCGAGTGCAGGCCCAAAGTGAGATCTCTCGTGAACGCGCGTTTCTTGATACGATCGTCAATGGAGTGCCCGATGCGCTTGGCTTTTCAGACCTGGACCGAAAGTTCACGCACTGCAATCAGAAAATGCAGCAGGTCTTTGGATATGAATCCGAAGAGTTGATCGGGCAGTCAGCTGCTGTTCTGTATGCCGACCCCGCGGACTACGAGCATCAAGGTGCACAGCGATTCAACCCGACGGCAAAGGAAAATGTGGAAGTCGTCGAGGTCGATTGGCGGAGGAAGAACGGCGATGTGTTCACGGGTGAACTGGTCGGAACGATCATTCGAGATGATTCGGGAAAGCCGCTGGGCTATCTAAGTCTGGTTCGCGATATCACTGATCGAAAACACGCCGAAGCTGCGATTCGGGAGAGCCAACGCAAGCTGTCCACGTTGATGAGCAACCTTCCAGGTGCGGCGTTCCGTTGCTCGGTTGACGATAACTTCACCTTTGAATTTCTGAGTGATGGATGTTCGGAAGTGTTTGGCTATTCGGCATCCGAACTGACCTCGGCCAGGATGTTGATTCCGCCCGACGAATTTGAACGTGTCTCCGCTACGGTCACACAAAGTTTGGCGGAACGACAGTCTTTCGATTTTGTCCATCGGATTCGACATCGATTAGGCGACCTGCGTTGGGTTTCGGCAAAGGGCCAGGCGATCTTTTCGCAACAGGGCGATTGGGTGGCAATCGAAGGGTTCGTGTCGGACATCACTGATCTGCACGACGCCCGCGAAAAACTGGTGCAATCCGAACGGCTTGCCGCTGTTGGGCAAATGCTATCGGCGATCGCTCATGAAAGCCGCAATGCGTTGCAGCGAATCCAGGTCGGCGTCGACATGCTCGGATTCACGATGGACGAAGACGACGACGCCCACAAGGACCTTTCACGAATCACGAAAGCCAAATCTGATCTGCAACGTCTGTTGGAAGAACTGCACGGCTATGCGTCTCCACTACGACTGGATTGCAGTATTTGCAGTTTGGCGAGTATCTGGCAACAAGCATGGAATCAGATCGACGACGTGCATCGTGATCGAGACGCTGAATTAGTCGAAAAGACGGGTGACGTCAGCTCGATGGGGCAGTTCGATGCTTTTCGGTTGGCTCAGGTTTTCCGGAACCTGTTCGAAAACTCGCTGGCAGCTTGTCGCGAACCTGTTCGCATCACCGTCCACTGTCGCGAAACTGTGTTGGATCAAAACGACCAAACCCGCGTGCCCGCGCTACGCGTGACGGTCCGAGACAATGGTCCCGGATTGAACGAGGAGCAAAAGCAAAAGGTGTTCGAGGCGTTTTACAGCACAAAGCCCAAAGGCAGCGGTTTAGGCATGGCGATTGCTTTAAGGATCGTTCAGGCCCATCGGGGAACGATATCCGCAGGAAGCGGTGTTGGCGGTGGGGCAGAGTTTGTTCTCGTGTTACCTCGAAAACTTCCATGA
- a CDS encoding response regulator, producing MKPPTRTLRIAIADDEVDIRDYFTALLPRLGHRLVGAACNGRELVQLCLAEETDLVITDIMMPEMDGLAAAEQIARHQTELDSMVPVIVMSSHDRPQTKDKPWIVDYLVKPVTIDDLKGAIDNACHLKD from the coding sequence ATGAAGCCACCCACACGAACCCTGAGAATCGCGATTGCGGATGACGAAGTTGACATTCGCGACTACTTCACCGCGCTGTTGCCACGACTAGGACACCGCTTGGTGGGGGCGGCCTGCAACGGTCGTGAACTGGTCCAGCTGTGCTTGGCTGAAGAAACCGACTTGGTCATCACTGACATCATGATGCCAGAGATGGACGGTTTGGCCGCCGCAGAACAGATCGCACGGCACCAAACTGAATTGGATTCCATGGTGCCCGTCATCGTGATGTCGTCGCACGACCGACCCCAGACCAAAGACAAACCATGGATCGTGGACTACCTGGTCAAACCCGTCACGATCGATGACCTGAAAGGGGCCATCGACAACGCTTGTCATTTGAAAGACTAG
- the glgC gene encoding glucose-1-phosphate adenylyltransferase: MLKSRENLAFVLAGGVGSRLAPLTRDRAKPAVPFGGQYRIIDFTLSNCLHSGLRQVYVLTQYKSNSMHQHLRDAWSIFHKEMNEFITAVPPQQRTGDSWYCGTADAIYQNINLIRRSRAKNVVVLSGDHVYRMDYAGIIRQHNETNADLTVGCLGVGLEEARQFGVMSVDGDSRVHAFHEKPDDPQPMPGSSDQSLASMGIYVFNAEMLCRELQRDHDDRDSTHDFGNDLLPRLIHSHRVYGFHFGAGGNAYRYWRDVGTIDSYFLANMDLLEDRPPLDLHDPRWPIRKYDLPTPPARICRDDFGVSGVVSDSILSNGVIVRGGVVENSVLSPSVKIGSGAIVERCVLLDDVTVGEGTHLRNCIVDKGVVIPGGEIIGANRKQDEARFTVSKNGISVIPKDYDFAAKSNGIESEPVETLILDRQHQRLATIGISANMANRGSSSTRVARRCAR, translated from the coding sequence ATGTTGAAATCACGAGAGAACCTTGCATTCGTTCTGGCGGGTGGCGTTGGATCGCGACTGGCACCGCTGACTCGCGATCGCGCCAAGCCGGCCGTTCCTTTCGGTGGACAGTACCGGATCATCGATTTCACTCTTTCGAATTGTTTGCATTCGGGGCTTCGTCAGGTCTATGTCCTGACCCAGTACAAGTCCAACTCGATGCACCAGCACCTGCGTGACGCGTGGTCAATCTTTCACAAGGAAATGAACGAGTTCATCACCGCCGTCCCGCCGCAGCAGCGAACGGGGGATTCCTGGTACTGCGGAACCGCCGATGCGATCTACCAAAATATCAACCTGATTCGTCGCAGCAGAGCCAAAAACGTCGTCGTTTTGTCGGGCGATCACGTTTACCGCATGGATTACGCCGGTATCATTCGCCAGCACAACGAAACAAACGCAGACCTTACCGTGGGGTGTTTGGGGGTTGGGCTCGAAGAGGCTCGGCAGTTTGGCGTGATGTCCGTCGATGGTGACAGTCGTGTTCATGCTTTTCATGAAAAACCAGACGATCCACAGCCGATGCCGGGATCGTCGGATCAATCGCTGGCGTCGATGGGGATCTACGTATTCAACGCTGAAATGCTTTGCCGGGAACTCCAGCGAGATCACGACGACCGGGACTCGACACATGACTTTGGCAATGATCTGTTGCCACGGCTAATTCATTCGCACCGCGTCTACGGATTTCACTTTGGCGCCGGCGGCAATGCCTATCGCTATTGGCGCGACGTTGGCACGATCGACTCGTATTTTCTTGCCAACATGGACCTGCTGGAAGACCGTCCACCACTCGATTTGCATGACCCACGCTGGCCGATTCGCAAGTACGACTTACCCACACCGCCGGCGCGGATTTGTCGGGACGATTTCGGTGTCTCGGGGGTGGTATCAGATTCGATTCTTAGCAACGGAGTTATCGTTCGGGGCGGCGTGGTTGAAAATTCAGTGCTGTCGCCCAGTGTCAAAATCGGTTCGGGGGCAATCGTCGAACGCTGCGTCTTGTTGGATGACGTCACGGTCGGTGAAGGGACGCACCTGCGAAATTGCATCGTTGACAAGGGAGTGGTCATTCCGGGTGGCGAAATCATCGGTGCAAATCGCAAACAGGACGAAGCCAGATTCACGGTTTCCAAGAATGGAATCAGCGTGATCCCCAAAGACTATGACTTTGCGGCGAAGTCGAATGGTATCGAATCGGAACCGGTTGAAACATTGATTCTGGATCGCCAACATCAGCGACTTGCGACGATTGGCATTTCAGCGAACATGGCCAACCGGGGTTCTTCGTCGACGCGAGTCGCCCGGCGCTGCGCACGTTGA
- a CDS encoding glycogen debranching protein: MNQWEKIEGTPYPLGAYWVADDNAFNFSLYSKHAEAVHLLLFSKSDVVHPVYEYSMDYLKNKSGPVWHCRVNKSDAADAAYYAYRVDGPAPEGRYNWHSFDFEKVLLDPCARSVYFPDGFSRRAACRPGSNAGQAALGVLPTELCEFDWQDVKQPRHCSDLVIYELHVRGFTQHSNSGVPDSHRGTFLGVVDKIPYLVDLGITAVELMPVFQFDPDNDNYWGYMPLNFYSPHHAYASDPDACCVQAEFRTMVRSLHAAGIEVILDVVYNHTCEGDHTGPTYSFKGIDSSSAYIMTGDPKAPFANYSGTGNTMHTANRAVRRHIVDSLRFWDSEMHVDGFRFDLASIFTRRSDGSINLDDPPIVSEIGTNADLTNNRLIAEPWDAGGEFQLGQKFPGQRWMQWNAHYRDTLQRFVRGDAGLVAELMTRIYGSDDLFPDDRFHAYQPPLSINYITSHDGSTLYDLVSYNNKRNWANGHNNIDGSKELPWNSGWEGDENVPPAVSKLRRQQIKNFICLLMLSNGTPMFRMGDEFLQTQGGNNNPYNQDNETSWLDWDRLAANHDVHRFVQRMIAFRKSHPSISRSRFWRDDVKWYGTGHLVDMSPTSRQLAYGLHGASQDDTDLYVMINAGTESAEFGIQEGTPGSWHRVIDTSLTSPEDFADTTAYVVNQTTYSVQSRSIVVLCAVKP; encoded by the coding sequence ATGAATCAATGGGAAAAGATCGAAGGCACGCCGTATCCGCTAGGGGCATATTGGGTCGCGGATGACAACGCGTTCAACTTTTCGTTGTACTCCAAGCATGCCGAAGCAGTGCACTTGTTGCTGTTCAGCAAGAGTGACGTGGTGCATCCGGTGTACGAGTATTCGATGGACTACTTAAAGAACAAGTCCGGTCCGGTTTGGCACTGCCGGGTCAACAAGTCCGACGCCGCGGACGCCGCTTACTACGCCTACCGTGTCGACGGACCGGCTCCCGAGGGAAGGTACAATTGGCACAGTTTTGACTTTGAAAAAGTGTTGCTAGACCCCTGTGCTCGCAGCGTCTATTTCCCGGACGGATTCAGTCGCCGCGCAGCATGTCGGCCGGGATCGAATGCAGGCCAAGCAGCGTTGGGCGTTCTGCCAACCGAACTGTGTGAATTCGATTGGCAAGATGTCAAACAACCTCGCCACTGCAGCGATCTGGTGATTTATGAATTGCACGTCCGCGGATTCACCCAACATTCAAACTCTGGCGTTCCCGATTCCCATCGCGGAACTTTCCTAGGCGTCGTCGACAAGATCCCCTACTTGGTCGACCTTGGCATCACCGCTGTTGAACTGATGCCAGTCTTTCAGTTTGATCCGGACAACGACAACTACTGGGGATACATGCCGCTGAATTTCTATTCGCCCCACCATGCCTATGCCAGCGATCCGGACGCTTGCTGCGTTCAGGCCGAATTCCGCACGATGGTTCGATCGCTACACGCCGCGGGCATCGAAGTCATCCTAGACGTGGTCTACAACCACACCTGCGAAGGCGACCACACCGGACCGACCTACAGCTTCAAGGGCATCGACAGTAGTTCTGCGTACATCATGACCGGTGACCCCAAGGCTCCGTTTGCGAACTACAGCGGCACGGGCAACACGATGCACACGGCCAATCGCGCGGTTCGTCGCCACATTGTCGACAGCCTGCGGTTTTGGGACAGCGAGATGCACGTCGATGGATTTCGCTTTGACCTAGCATCCATTTTCACTCGCCGCAGCGACGGATCGATCAACTTGGACGACCCGCCGATTGTCAGCGAGATCGGCACCAACGCGGACTTGACCAACAACCGCTTGATCGCCGAACCGTGGGACGCCGGAGGCGAGTTCCAACTTGGTCAAAAGTTTCCTGGCCAACGTTGGATGCAGTGGAACGCGCACTACCGCGACACGTTGCAGCGGTTTGTCCGTGGCGATGCCGGGCTGGTCGCCGAATTGATGACTCGAATCTACGGCAGCGACGATCTTTTCCCCGACGATCGTTTTCATGCCTACCAACCACCGCTAAGCATCAACTACATCACCTCGCACGACGGATCCACTCTGTACGATTTGGTGTCGTACAACAACAAACGCAACTGGGCCAACGGCCACAACAACATCGATGGTTCCAAAGAACTGCCTTGGAACAGTGGTTGGGAAGGCGACGAAAACGTACCGCCCGCGGTTTCTAAATTGCGCAGGCAACAAATCAAGAACTTCATCTGCCTGCTGATGCTATCCAATGGAACGCCGATGTTCCGCATGGGCGACGAGTTCTTGCAGACGCAAGGCGGCAACAACAATCCATACAACCAAGACAACGAAACCAGTTGGTTGGATTGGGATCGGCTAGCGGCCAATCACGACGTCCATCGTTTCGTCCAACGAATGATTGCGTTCCGTAAAAGCCATCCATCGATCAGTCGGTCAAGATTCTGGCGTGACGACGTCAAATGGTATGGAACGGGCCATTTAGTCGACATGTCGCCCACGTCGCGGCAACTCGCCTACGGTCTGCACGGAGCGTCACAAGACGACACGGACCTCTACGTCATGATCAACGCTGGCACCGAGTCCGCCGAATTCGGAATCCAGGAGGGGACGCCCGGGTCATGGCACCGCGTCATCGATACATCGCTGACCAGCCCAGAAGACTTTGCCGACACCACAGCCTATGTCGTCAACCAAACCACCTATTCCGTGCAATCACGATCCATCGTCGTGCTGTGCGCGGTAAAGCCTTAG
- a CDS encoding ABC transporter permease, which yields MNQPIIDARSLSRSFGSLVAVQDVCFQVQQGSIFGLLGPNGSGKSTIIRMLLGILPPSGGDASVLGLDIRKDAERIKPRVGYMSQQFSLYSDLSVQENLDFYGRIYGLDRTRLADRREEVLGLTGLGNRLPQLAGTLSGGWKQRLALACSLIHEPEVLFLDEPTAGIDPVARRHLWDLLFELSGRGVTLFVTTHYMDEAERCSEVGYIYQSRLLVLGKPHQLKQLPEVNPAGTQRYEIRLPSPAKYLAALRQVPEIHDATLFGETIHLLMDQSRSPEQILDQLDLPPSEDTREIAPSLEDVFVTLTSNAEKRNAEGVNPDEKSDHAVQTATVAVLADRPVDDKPVANAAKPPIHQQSSSEPIRTTSSDMISATGNQARIHRGTWTGLGAVLIKELVHIRRQPTTLFFMLVIPAMQTIIFGYAIDTQIENIPTVVFNMDGRQMSRELTAAFENTRRFQIDGHVWDEDSFQRSLSSGRAKVGIRIPPNYTDQLLRGEQTKLQVLIDGSDSQVATTAQSTAQLLGLNLSIQMATAKGEALQLAPARNASGQSTLPIEVRTRMLYNPDLDSSHFFVPGLVGIILQLVTLFLTSFAVVRERELGTLEQLFVTPVGRTGLLLGKLLPYAMVGFVSFLTVLVVMIYVFQVNIRGSITLLLTLSMLFMLCSLALGLLVSTISKTQLEAFQFAFVIMLPSVLLSGFVFPRSEMPLPIYLVTFLIPVTYYIEILRGVVLRGADLSDLMPWVLGLTICGVVVLSLSVSRFQKRLSG from the coding sequence ATGAACCAGCCCATCATCGATGCCCGATCATTGTCACGTTCATTCGGTTCGCTGGTGGCCGTTCAGGACGTTTGCTTTCAGGTTCAACAAGGGTCGATCTTTGGATTGCTTGGTCCCAACGGCAGCGGAAAGTCAACGATCATTCGCATGTTGCTGGGAATTCTCCCGCCCAGTGGCGGTGATGCCAGCGTGCTGGGACTTGATATCCGCAAGGACGCTGAACGCATCAAGCCACGCGTCGGATACATGTCCCAGCAGTTCAGCCTGTATAGCGATCTGTCGGTCCAAGAGAACCTAGATTTCTACGGACGCATCTACGGGCTTGATCGAACACGTTTGGCAGACAGACGCGAAGAAGTGCTCGGCCTAACCGGGTTGGGAAACCGATTGCCACAATTGGCCGGAACTCTTTCAGGTGGTTGGAAACAGCGATTAGCGCTGGCTTGTTCGTTGATTCACGAACCCGAGGTTCTGTTCCTTGATGAACCGACCGCGGGAATTGATCCGGTTGCAAGACGACACCTTTGGGACCTGCTGTTCGAGTTGTCGGGACGTGGCGTCACGCTGTTCGTCACCACTCACTACATGGACGAAGCGGAACGGTGTTCCGAGGTTGGCTACATCTATCAGTCGCGACTGCTAGTGCTGGGCAAACCGCATCAACTGAAACAGCTTCCCGAAGTCAATCCCGCGGGTACACAGCGGTATGAAATTCGACTGCCTAGTCCGGCCAAGTACCTCGCTGCGCTGCGACAAGTCCCAGAAATCCACGATGCGACGCTGTTCGGCGAAACCATCCATCTGCTGATGGACCAATCCAGGTCGCCGGAGCAGATCCTTGACCAACTAGACCTACCGCCTTCGGAAGACACGAGGGAAATCGCCCCCAGTTTGGAAGATGTCTTCGTCACACTTACCAGCAACGCCGAAAAACGAAACGCGGAAGGTGTGAATCCGGACGAAAAGTCGGATCACGCTGTCCAGACAGCCACGGTTGCTGTGTTAGCCGATAGACCGGTCGACGACAAACCGGTAGCCAACGCGGCGAAACCACCCATCCACCAGCAGAGTTCATCGGAACCAATCCGCACGACATCTTCCGACATGATCTCTGCCACTGGCAACCAGGCCCGGATCCACCGTGGTACATGGACGGGGCTTGGGGCAGTTTTGATCAAGGAACTGGTGCACATTCGCCGGCAACCAACCACGTTGTTCTTCATGCTGGTGATCCCAGCGATGCAGACGATCATTTTCGGCTATGCGATCGACACTCAAATTGAAAACATCCCGACCGTCGTCTTCAATATGGATGGCCGCCAGATGTCGCGGGAACTCACCGCAGCGTTTGAAAACACACGCCGCTTTCAGATCGACGGGCATGTTTGGGACGAAGATTCGTTTCAGCGATCCCTATCCTCTGGACGCGCCAAGGTTGGCATTCGCATCCCGCCCAACTACACCGACCAACTGTTGCGAGGTGAACAAACCAAGTTGCAAGTGTTGATTGACGGCAGCGATTCGCAGGTCGCCACGACGGCGCAAAGCACAGCACAACTTCTGGGCCTGAACCTGTCGATTCAGATGGCGACGGCCAAAGGCGAGGCGTTGCAGTTAGCCCCGGCTCGCAACGCATCCGGACAGAGCACTCTGCCAATCGAGGTGCGAACGCGAATGCTTTACAATCCGGACCTGGACAGTTCTCACTTCTTTGTCCCAGGATTGGTCGGGATCATTTTGCAACTGGTGACGTTGTTCTTGACATCGTTTGCCGTCGTTCGCGAACGGGAACTGGGCACGCTGGAGCAGCTATTCGTCACTCCCGTCGGTCGAACGGGGCTACTGCTTGGAAAGCTATTGCCGTACGCGATGGTTGGATTCGTATCTTTCCTGACCGTGTTGGTGGTCATGATCTACGTGTTCCAGGTCAACATCCGCGGCAGCATCACGTTGCTGCTAACCCTTTCCATGTTGTTCATGCTGTGTTCGCTGGCGTTGGGGTTGCTGGTTTCGACCATATCCAAAACTCAGCTCGAAGCATTTCAATTCGCGTTCGTCATCATGCTGCCATCGGTCTTGTTATCGGGTTTCGTGTTCCCACGCAGTGAAATGCCGCTGCCGATCTATCTGGTCACCTTTTTGATTCCCGTGACCTATTACATTGAAATACTGCGGGGCGTGGTTCTGCGGGGTGCGGACCTTTCCGACCTGATGCCATGGGTGCTGGGACTGACCATCTGCGGTGTGGTCGTCCTTTCCCTTAGCGTGTCCAGATTCCAAAAACGGTTAAGCGGATAG
- a CDS encoding HlyD family secretion protein, whose translation MTKRFPLLVLGVIILLLLVFYSKWYPEPDRVSGFIEADEIRLGSRVGGRVAHVYVTEGETVESGAKLIELEPFDLLEQEAQLQFSLAAREADYKRIESGYRVEEKAQAKSKLEQLQARVDLLKAGPRQEEIEAARGRLTLAEVQKSLAEKTSTRLTKLSQEDAISRQELDNANEAVQAATANVVVRQQELNLLEAGTRIEEIREATARVEEARQAWQLMEHGYRIEEQEQAKAARDAAHAALEAIRRQKEELSIQSPIAGAIESLDLQPGDIVASGAPVLSMLDKNNLWVRAYVPQNRVGIKVGQRVRVTVDSYPNQPFTGTISFVARKAEFTPNNVQTLEERSKQVFRIKVAIENRHDMLRPGMMADVWLHPLDDGQ comes from the coding sequence ATGACCAAGCGATTTCCTTTGCTGGTACTCGGGGTCATTATCCTGCTGCTTCTGGTTTTCTATAGCAAATGGTATCCCGAACCCGACCGAGTATCGGGGTTCATCGAGGCCGACGAAATCCGGCTTGGTTCGCGTGTTGGCGGCCGCGTCGCACACGTTTACGTCACGGAAGGTGAAACCGTTGAATCCGGCGCGAAACTGATTGAGCTAGAACCATTCGATCTATTGGAACAGGAAGCGCAGTTACAGTTTTCGCTGGCGGCCCGCGAGGCCGACTACAAGAGAATCGAATCAGGCTACCGTGTTGAAGAGAAGGCTCAGGCGAAATCAAAACTGGAACAACTGCAGGCCAGAGTGGACCTGCTGAAGGCGGGACCGCGGCAGGAAGAGATTGAAGCCGCGCGGGGGCGTTTGACATTGGCAGAGGTTCAAAAATCACTCGCTGAAAAGACATCCACCAGGCTGACAAAACTATCGCAAGAGGATGCTATTTCGAGACAGGAACTCGACAACGCCAACGAGGCTGTTCAGGCTGCGACTGCAAACGTTGTGGTTCGGCAACAAGAACTGAACCTGTTGGAAGCAGGCACCCGAATCGAAGAAATTCGTGAAGCCACTGCACGCGTCGAAGAAGCCCGCCAAGCTTGGCAGTTGATGGAACATGGCTATCGCATCGAGGAACAGGAGCAGGCAAAAGCCGCTCGAGACGCCGCCCACGCGGCACTCGAAGCGATCCGCCGACAGAAAGAAGAGCTCAGCATCCAAAGCCCGATCGCCGGGGCTATCGAATCGCTGGATCTACAGCCTGGCGACATCGTGGCGTCCGGTGCGCCGGTGTTGTCGATGTTGGACAAGAACAATCTTTGGGTGCGTGCCTATGTGCCGCAGAATCGCGTCGGCATCAAGGTTGGGCAACGCGTACGCGTGACAGTCGATAGTTACCCGAACCAACCGTTTACGGGCACCATATCGTTCGTCGCTAGGAAGGCAGAATTCACGCCCAATAACGTTCAGACATTGGAAGAAAGGTCGAAACAGGTCTTTCGCATCAAAGTGGCGATTGAAAACCGCCACGACATGCTGCGACCGGGGATGATGGCCGATGTCTGGCTTCACCCGTTGGACGATGGACAATGA